The following coding sequences lie in one Pristis pectinata isolate sPriPec2 chromosome 20, sPriPec2.1.pri, whole genome shotgun sequence genomic window:
- the myog gene encoding myogenin yields the protein MEVFETNPYYFTDQRFFDNENLFPSRLQGFEQPVYQDRLGTGLGADARSLEAGLEEHVYPVAELPQRQLQQQQQQDCHGQCLLWACKTCKRKSVTLDRRKAATLREKRRLKKVNEAFEALKRSTLLNPNQRLPKVEILRSAIQYIERLQALLSTLNQQDKLHYSGSNTRQGASVASECGSSSASCSPEWSSSSDQCNTPYNTSSDHLLSVNKGQSTGSASLRSLSSIVDNITPENSPSSYLESNTQN from the exons ATGGAGGTATTCGAAACCAACCCTTACTACTTCACAGACCAGCGGTTCTTCGACAATGAGAACCTCTTCCCTTCGCGCCTGCAAGGGTTTGAGCAGCCGGTGTACCAAGACCGACTGGGGACGGGTCTGGGCGCGGATGCCAGGTCGCTGGAAGCTGGTTTGGAGGAACACGTGTACCCAGTGGCGGAGCTACCGCAGCGGCAactccagcagcagcagcagcaggactGCCACGGCCAGTGCTTGCTGTGGGCGTGCAAGACCTGCAAGAGGAAATCCGTGACCTTGGACAGGAGAAAGGCAGCGACcctgagggagaagaggaggctgAAGAAAGTGAACGAGGCGTTCGAGGCTCTGAAGCGAAGTACTTTGCTGAATCCCAATCAGAGACTGCCCAAAGTGGAAATCCTTCGCAGCGCCATTCAGTACATCGAGAGGCTCCAGGCTCTGCTCAGCACTTTGAACCAACAAGACAAGTTGCACTACAGTGGCAGCAACACGCGTCAAGGGGCAA GCGTAGCCAGTGAGTGTGGATcaagcagcgcctcctgtagccCCGAATGGAGCAGCTCCTCTGATCAGTGCAACACTCCGTACAACACTTCCAGCG ATCACTTACTATCTGTGAATAAGGGCCAGTCCACTGGAAGTGCCAGCTTACGCTCGCTCTCCTCTATAGTGGATAACATCACTCCAGAGAATTCACCAAGCAGCTATTTGGAGAGCAACACCCAAAACTGA